From the Bacteroidia bacterium genome, one window contains:
- a CDS encoding type III pantothenate kinase translates to MRRFALAVGNSTVKLGVFDGQSLQAQRQWPHAELEAADAVRVALADAGVQAGSLVGVCSVVPLLAARIAEALAALGADTEIVDVLRGPLPLRYRTPGTLGADRYCVAVAARAMFGAPVLVVDCGTALTINVVDTEGYFAGGSIAPGIGTAFRVMHEGTAQLPMLDVADAPLVGGDTEESMRSGVLHLYRHGVAGMLHAMKRQTGLHTPVVLTGGDAALLAEGGVEHTACDANILLRGIIFYLLFVRGE, encoded by the coding sequence GTGAGACGCTTCGCGCTCGCGGTGGGCAACAGTACGGTGAAGCTCGGTGTGTTCGACGGGCAGTCGTTGCAGGCGCAGAGGCAGTGGCCGCATGCGGAACTCGAGGCTGCGGATGCCGTGCGCGTCGCACTCGCGGATGCCGGCGTACAGGCCGGAAGTCTGGTGGGCGTATGCAGCGTTGTGCCGCTGCTGGCCGCCCGCATCGCGGAGGCGCTCGCCGCGCTTGGCGCCGACACGGAGATTGTGGACGTTTTGCGTGGCCCCCTCCCGTTGCGCTATCGCACACCCGGGACGTTGGGAGCGGACCGATATTGTGTGGCGGTGGCGGCGCGGGCGATGTTCGGCGCGCCGGTGCTCGTGGTGGATTGCGGTACGGCGTTGACCATCAACGTGGTGGATACGGAAGGGTATTTTGCGGGTGGTTCGATTGCGCCCGGGATAGGGACGGCGTTTCGCGTGATGCACGAGGGCACGGCGCAGCTGCCGATGCTGGACGTGGCGGATGCGCCGCTGGTAGGCGGCGACACGGAGGAGAGCATGCGTTCGGGCGTCCTGCATCTGTATCGTCACGGAGTGGCGGGCATGCTGCATGCCATGAAAAGGCAAACAGGACTTCATACTCCGGTAGTGCTGACGGGGGGCGACGCGGCGCTGCTGGCGGAGGGCGGGGTGGAGCATACGGCGTGCGATGCAAATATTCTTTTACGCGGAATCATTTTTTACTTGCTTTTCGTGCGGGGGGAGTAG
- a CDS encoding T9SS type A sorting domain-containing protein, whose translation MKPNACFFSIAVLIAVMSLQSTIAQDSAGSGSAIGTDPRNRVSTASVEVDTTVQYQTIEGWGASSNFYEENLVRFNATVRTELFDKVYRDLGANIMCIRLYSGFQTSKGGPYNWGVMSAQRMILNEALSRGKINTIWLKVSSPPGWMKDNGSERNGGHVKPEHYQDYADYLSYYIRHMRSNYGVRINAVSMFNEPGFAPAYESTSTTPEEYRDILKVVSATFKRDTLDDVDLIGPEAGKISEGWSYYNAILNDPDAATALSRITTHQYGDQRLLYGTGPADDWNGLRDLAALHGKRVWETEMFIGGPGMATRDIDEALRAALLVWTAITQGNVTAWHYWQFHQPAEEGSSPGIISLNPDNASIGVFPRYYALMQWMKHIPPGSVRVKADCDNPELYVAAFVHGGNLIVVAFNRSDTDISTGFRFPQNTGSARHYRTSAAENHADAPEPMPGDVTTFLTVKARSISTLVMPLLATGVESVQRDEIGFDVFPNPAWTHAELRLAAGAGTASISVADALGRIVEHRVVDDFSNGYSMQIDLSRFAAGSYRITVSTGKSISTRMFVKL comes from the coding sequence ATGAAACCAAACGCCTGTTTCTTCTCCATCGCGGTGTTGATCGCTGTCATGTCGCTTCAGTCCACCATCGCGCAGGACAGTGCGGGGAGCGGGAGTGCAATCGGCACCGATCCGCGAAATCGAGTGTCAACCGCGAGTGTCGAGGTAGATACAACCGTGCAGTATCAAACCATAGAGGGCTGGGGAGCGTCCTCGAATTTTTATGAAGAGAATCTCGTGCGTTTCAACGCCACCGTCCGTACGGAGCTGTTCGACAAGGTGTATCGCGACCTTGGCGCGAACATCATGTGCATACGACTGTATTCGGGGTTCCAGACGTCGAAGGGTGGTCCGTACAACTGGGGAGTGATGTCGGCGCAGCGCATGATACTGAACGAGGCGTTGTCGCGCGGAAAAATCAACACGATTTGGCTCAAGGTGTCGTCGCCGCCGGGCTGGATGAAGGACAATGGCAGCGAGAGGAATGGCGGACACGTGAAGCCCGAGCACTATCAGGATTATGCGGACTATCTGTCGTATTACATACGCCACATGCGCAGCAATTACGGGGTGCGCATCAACGCGGTGAGCATGTTCAACGAGCCGGGATTCGCTCCCGCATACGAGAGCACCAGCACCACGCCGGAAGAATACCGCGACATCCTGAAAGTCGTCTCGGCGACGTTCAAACGAGACACGCTGGATGATGTGGACTTGATCGGACCCGAGGCCGGAAAAATTTCCGAAGGGTGGAGCTACTACAATGCGATTCTGAACGATCCCGACGCGGCCACGGCCTTGTCACGCATCACTACGCATCAGTACGGCGATCAGCGGCTGCTGTATGGAACGGGACCGGCGGATGATTGGAACGGGCTGCGGGATCTCGCCGCGCTGCACGGAAAACGGGTGTGGGAAACGGAGATGTTTATCGGCGGACCGGGCATGGCGACGAGAGACATTGACGAAGCGCTTCGGGCCGCACTTCTCGTCTGGACGGCGATTACGCAGGGGAATGTCACAGCGTGGCATTACTGGCAGTTCCATCAGCCTGCCGAAGAGGGATCTTCTCCGGGCATTATTTCGCTGAATCCCGACAATGCGAGCATCGGTGTGTTCCCGCGCTATTACGCGCTCATGCAGTGGATGAAACACATCCCGCCGGGCTCGGTGCGAGTGAAGGCGGACTGCGACAATCCCGAACTGTATGTCGCGGCATTCGTGCATGGTGGTAATCTGATCGTCGTTGCATTCAATCGCAGCGACACCGACATCAGCACCGGATTCCGTTTCCCCCAGAACACCGGAAGCGCGCGGCATTACCGGACCTCGGCCGCCGAAAACCACGCGGACGCTCCCGAACCGATGCCCGGCGACGTGACGACCTTTCTCACCGTGAAGGCACGATCCATCAGTACGCTCGTCATGCCGCTGCTCGCGACGGGAGTGGAATCCGTACAACGCGACGAAATCGGCTTCGATGTGTTCCCGAATCCGGCGTGGACGCATGCGGAACTCCGCCTTGCAGCGGGTGCCGGCACCGCCTCGATATCCGTTGCGGACGCTCTTGGCCGGATCGTCGAGCATCGCGTTGTCGACGATTTCTCGAACGGATATTCGATGCAGATCGATCTCTCGCGTTTCGCGGCAGGCTCGTATCGTATCACCGTCTCGACGGGTAAGAGCATATCGACGCGCATGTTCGTCAAGTTGTGA
- a CDS encoding DUF86 domain-containing protein encodes MREIRLYLDDMLESISRIRDFVLGMTFDEFVADLKTQDAVLRNLEIIGEAAGKLPEEIVKDTTQIEWRKIKGLRNLLAHEYFGVDVVIIWDIVENKLAALELACQKLLSSSYGQDSAES; translated from the coding sequence TTGCGTGAAATCCGCCTTTACCTCGACGACATGCTCGAATCAATTTCGCGGATCCGGGATTTTGTCTTGGGCATGACGTTCGATGAGTTCGTGGCCGATCTCAAAACACAGGATGCTGTGTTGCGCAACCTGGAAATCATTGGAGAGGCGGCCGGGAAACTCCCAGAAGAGATTGTGAAGGATACAACACAGATCGAATGGCGTAAGATCAAGGGTCTCCGAAACCTCCTTGCTCACGAGTACTTTGGAGTGGATGTCGTTATTATCTGGGATATTGTGGAGAATAAGCTGGCTGCTCTGGAGCTTGCTTGCCAAAAATTACTTTCGAGCAGCTACGGGCAGGACAGCGCCGAGAGTTGA
- a CDS encoding nucleotidyltransferase family protein has product MLNKKQILDLLRSNKEEFARRFSVRQIGLFGSVTRGEEHAGSDIDILVDFELSTFDNYMDLKFHLEQVLGSDVDLVLMNSVKPRLKPIISREVVFA; this is encoded by the coding sequence ATGCTGAACAAGAAACAGATACTGGACCTGCTTCGGTCAAATAAAGAAGAGTTCGCGCGACGTTTTTCCGTCCGTCAAATCGGTCTCTTCGGCTCGGTCACCCGCGGCGAGGAACATGCCGGAAGCGATATCGATATCCTGGTGGATTTCGAGCTTTCGACGTTCGACAATTATATGGATTTGAAATTTCATCTTGAGCAGGTCCTTGGAAGCGATGTGGATCTGGTGTTGATGAATAGTGTCAAACCGCGACTCAAGCCGATTATCTCCCGCGAGGTCGTGTTTGCGTGA
- a CDS encoding urocanate hydratase → MLSNTDISNAMTIKLPADLPEKKAFQPGIRRAPNRGLPLSKHEIRTALKNALRYVPEELHETLAPEFLEELKTMGRIYGYRFRPEGNITGKPVDEYKGILAARALQVNIDNNLDFAIALYPYELVTYGETGQVCQNWMQYQLIKRYLEEMTEEQTLVVSSGHPLGLFPSKPDAPRVISTNGLLIGQWDNTEQFRRLAAMGVTNYGQMTAGGWMYIGPQGIVHGTFITLLNAGRKYLGIPADGDLKGVYFVTSGLGGMSGAQPKAVEIAGGIGVIAEVDFSRIETRRSQGWVSLVSDDLDQIAAWMREYKEKGESVSIAYHGNVVDLLEYLDAQDIHVELISDQTSCHVVYEGGYTPAGVSFDEGREIMKNDPARFRQIVDESLRRHFHVIRRMTKKGSKFWDYGNSFMASIFDAGEKSIAKNGRDTTEGFIWPSYVEDIMGPMCFDYGFGPFRWVCLSGKDEDLRKTDQAAMACIDPTRSSMDRDNHHWIATAEQNKLVVGTKARILYSDEEGRVRIALRFNEMVRNGEIGPVFLGRDHHDVSGTDSPFRETANIYDGSSVTADMSVQCFAGNVARGMTLVVLSNGGGVGIGRSSNGGNGIVLDGSTRMDDIVRSALSWDVMGGVARRNWARNDNALATVKEWNDKHRGAGHITLPYLADTELVDKVVEDAFGGGA, encoded by the coding sequence ATGCTTTCCAATACCGACATCAGCAATGCAATGACCATCAAGCTGCCGGCCGACCTGCCGGAGAAAAAAGCGTTTCAGCCCGGCATACGCCGTGCGCCCAATCGCGGGTTGCCCCTGTCGAAGCACGAAATCCGCACCGCACTGAAAAACGCCCTGCGCTACGTGCCCGAAGAGCTGCACGAAACGCTGGCGCCGGAATTCCTCGAAGAGCTGAAAACCATGGGCCGCATCTACGGCTACCGCTTCCGCCCCGAAGGCAACATCACCGGGAAACCCGTGGACGAATACAAGGGCATTCTCGCCGCCCGCGCCCTGCAGGTCAACATCGACAACAACCTGGACTTCGCCATCGCGCTGTATCCCTACGAGCTGGTCACCTACGGCGAAACCGGACAGGTGTGCCAGAACTGGATGCAGTATCAGCTCATCAAGCGCTATCTCGAAGAAATGACCGAGGAGCAGACGCTGGTCGTGAGTTCCGGCCATCCGCTTGGCCTGTTCCCGTCCAAACCCGATGCGCCCCGCGTGATTTCCACCAACGGCCTGCTCATCGGTCAATGGGACAACACGGAGCAGTTCCGCCGTCTCGCCGCCATGGGCGTGACGAATTACGGACAAATGACCGCGGGCGGCTGGATGTATATCGGACCCCAGGGTATTGTTCATGGCACCTTCATCACGCTGCTCAACGCGGGACGCAAATATCTCGGCATCCCCGCGGACGGCGACCTGAAAGGCGTGTATTTCGTGACGTCGGGTCTCGGCGGCATGTCGGGCGCACAGCCCAAGGCGGTGGAAATCGCGGGCGGCATCGGCGTGATAGCGGAGGTGGACTTCAGCCGCATCGAAACGCGCCGCAGCCAGGGCTGGGTCAGCCTGGTGTCGGACGATCTCGATCAGATCGCCGCGTGGATGCGTGAATACAAGGAGAAGGGCGAGTCCGTTTCCATCGCCTATCACGGCAACGTGGTGGATCTTCTGGAATACCTCGACGCACAGGACATTCACGTGGAGTTGATTTCCGATCAGACCTCCTGCCACGTGGTGTACGAAGGCGGCTACACTCCCGCCGGTGTCAGCTTCGACGAAGGACGCGAGATCATGAAAAACGATCCCGCGCGCTTCAGGCAAATAGTGGACGAATCCCTGCGCCGCCACTTCCATGTGATCAGACGAATGACGAAGAAGGGTTCGAAATTCTGGGATTACGGCAACAGTTTCATGGCTTCGATTTTCGATGCCGGTGAAAAATCAATAGCGAAAAACGGACGCGATACCACCGAGGGTTTCATCTGGCCATCGTATGTGGAGGACATCATGGGCCCCATGTGTTTCGACTACGGCTTTGGCCCCTTCCGCTGGGTGTGCCTGAGCGGCAAGGACGAAGATTTGCGCAAAACCGATCAGGCCGCCATGGCGTGCATCGATCCCACACGCAGCTCCATGGACCGCGACAACCATCACTGGATTGCCACGGCGGAGCAGAACAAACTCGTGGTCGGCACCAAGGCGCGCATCCTGTACTCGGATGAGGAAGGCCGCGTGCGCATCGCGCTGAGGTTCAACGAGATGGTGCGTAACGGAGAGATCGGTCCGGTATTCCTGGGCCGCGATCATCACGATGTGAGCGGTACGGATTCGCCCTTCCGCGAAACCGCCAACATTTACGACGGCTCCAGCGTCACCGCCGACATGAGCGTGCAGTGCTTCGCGGGCAATGTGGCGCGCGGCATGACGCTGGTTGTGCTCTCCAACGGCGGCGGTGTGGGCATCGGCCGCTCCAGCAATGGCGGCAACGGCATCGTGCTCGACGGCTCCACCCGCATGGACGACATCGTGCGCTCCGCCCTGAGCTGGGATGTGATGGGCGGCGTAGCCCGTCGCAACTGGGCCCGCAACGACAACGCCCTCGCCACCGTTAAGGAGTGGAACGACAAGCACCGCGGCGCCGGCCACATCACACTGCCCTACCTCGCGGATACTGAGCTGGTGGACAAGGTGGTGGAGGATGCGTTTGGGGGTGGTGCGTAA
- a CDS encoding NAD-binding protein, translating into MKFIPSQLMYFLQTGTARRNIRTLSRFIGTLLLMVVAYSVLFHYIMAAEGHEHSWITGLYWTLTVMTTLGFGDITFHSDLGRVFSIMVLFSGVVFLLILLPFTFIQFFYAPWLEAQSKARAPRELPASLRGHVLLTTFDPVSVSLIQKLTQYATPYVLLVEDLQRALDLNDQGIRVVLGERDDPETYKRLRVAQAALVVANGKDEHNTNIVYTVRELSPTVPIISTADSPDSVDILTLAGSSQVLQLADMLGKALARRTVGGDARSNIIGRFDELVIAEAPVNGTPLVGQTLSECKLRQNIGITVAGVWERGLFQIAGPDTLINNSTVLVLAGSEEQLARYDEFMCIYNPHDAFVLIFGGGRVGRAVAEGVRDRGLEFRIVERDPAVVRNAEEYVVGSAADLETLRKAGIERASTVVITTQNDDTNIYLTIYCRRLRPDVHIISRATLERNISTLHRAGADLVISYASLGSNTILNFLQNSRVMMLAEGLDIIRVPVPHSLAGSSLRSSGIRQRTGCSVIAIRDNDQTRTNPDPDTVLRDGMEMILIGTVDAERSFLEKFEIGLNGD; encoded by the coding sequence ATGAAATTCATCCCGTCGCAATTGATGTATTTTCTTCAAACCGGTACGGCACGAAGGAATATACGCACGCTGTCGCGCTTCATCGGCACCCTGCTGCTGATGGTGGTTGCGTACAGTGTGTTGTTTCATTACATCATGGCGGCGGAGGGACATGAGCACAGTTGGATCACGGGATTGTACTGGACGCTCACCGTCATGACGACACTTGGTTTCGGAGACATCACTTTTCACAGCGATCTCGGCCGGGTGTTTTCAATTATGGTCTTATTTTCAGGTGTGGTTTTCCTGCTGATACTGCTTCCGTTTACCTTCATACAGTTTTTCTATGCTCCGTGGCTCGAGGCGCAATCGAAAGCACGGGCGCCGAGAGAACTGCCCGCGTCGCTCAGGGGACATGTGCTGCTCACCACGTTCGATCCGGTGAGTGTGAGTTTGATCCAGAAGCTCACGCAGTACGCCACGCCCTACGTACTGCTGGTCGAGGACTTGCAACGCGCACTCGATCTCAACGATCAGGGAATACGCGTGGTACTGGGTGAACGCGACGATCCGGAGACCTACAAGCGACTGCGCGTGGCACAGGCAGCACTGGTCGTTGCGAACGGCAAGGATGAACACAACACGAATATCGTATACACCGTCCGTGAGCTCAGTCCTACCGTGCCCATCATTTCAACGGCGGACTCTCCCGATTCGGTGGATATACTTACGCTCGCGGGCAGTTCGCAGGTGTTGCAGCTCGCGGACATGCTCGGCAAGGCCCTGGCGCGGCGCACCGTCGGCGGCGATGCGCGCTCGAACATCATCGGTCGTTTCGACGAACTGGTGATCGCCGAGGCACCGGTGAACGGCACCCCCCTCGTCGGACAGACACTCAGCGAGTGCAAACTTCGGCAGAACATCGGCATCACCGTCGCAGGTGTCTGGGAACGGGGTCTGTTCCAGATTGCCGGTCCGGATACGCTCATCAACAATTCCACCGTTCTCGTGCTGGCCGGATCTGAAGAGCAACTCGCCCGCTATGACGAGTTCATGTGTATTTACAATCCGCACGACGCCTTCGTTCTCATTTTCGGTGGCGGCCGAGTCGGGCGTGCGGTTGCGGAGGGTGTACGCGACCGCGGACTGGAATTCCGCATCGTCGAGCGCGATCCGGCTGTTGTGCGTAATGCCGAGGAGTATGTCGTGGGTTCCGCGGCCGACCTGGAGACGCTCCGAAAGGCCGGCATCGAACGCGCGTCCACTGTGGTCATCACGACACAAAACGACGATACCAACATTTACCTCACCATTTACTGCCGACGGTTGCGTCCCGACGTACACATCATCAGCCGTGCGACACTGGAGAGAAACATCTCCACGCTCCATCGCGCGGGGGCGGATCTCGTCATTTCGTATGCATCGCTCGGGTCCAACACCATTCTCAACTTCCTGCAGAACAGCCGCGTGATGATGCTGGCGGAAGGGCTCGACATTATTCGTGTACCCGTCCCACATTCTCTCGCCGGCAGTTCCTTGCGATCCTCTGGCATACGTCAGCGCACCGGCTGCAGCGTCATAGCGATCAGGGACAATGACCAAACGCGCACGAATCCAGATCCTGATACGGTGCTGCGTGATGGTATGGAAATGATACTCATCGGAACCGTAGATGCCGAGCGATCCTTCCTCGAGAAATTCGAGATCGGCCTCAATGGGGATTGA
- a CDS encoding ABC transporter permease, protein MILTNKTLTVAWWEFIERVKTKSFIIGLFLLPLIMAAFSAGPALLSDSLEESEALVVVVSDETGVVFDSLRAAYETAPTLANGTPKYDIRRHANMGQQAAMLRASLDSLLLDGTVSATIYIPAEAIDSHSVEYRALNVSDIEGISGFENTISDIITRHRMTRAGLDPDVIDQLDRSTEMRTVRVTEKGETETGFLESFGLSYVFIILTMIMVLTSGQMLVRSMVEEKSNRIVEVLVSSCSPMDLMFGKILGMGMLAFAPIIVWALMGVTLLLLADIGNLPLENLWLMLVYFVLGFLLYSALFVAFGCLTSTEQEAQQMTGYLSMVIMLPIVIAFIASQSPNNPILVFLTMIPFLTPQMMFIRLPIMTPPAWEIALSLGILVLSIIAITWAAAKIFRVGILLTGKRPGLDEILRWLRN, encoded by the coding sequence ATGATACTCACGAACAAAACCCTGACCGTGGCCTGGTGGGAGTTCATCGAGAGGGTCAAGACGAAAAGTTTTATAATCGGCCTCTTTCTCCTGCCGCTGATCATGGCCGCTTTTTCGGCCGGGCCGGCGCTGCTCAGCGATTCCCTGGAGGAAAGCGAAGCCCTCGTCGTCGTGGTGAGCGATGAGACGGGGGTGGTGTTCGACAGCCTGCGCGCGGCATACGAAACGGCGCCGACGCTGGCCAACGGCACACCAAAATACGACATCCGTCGTCACGCGAACATGGGTCAGCAGGCGGCGATGCTGCGCGCGTCACTCGACAGCCTGCTGCTCGACGGCACGGTGAGCGCAACGATATATATTCCCGCCGAGGCAATCGACTCCCACAGCGTGGAGTACCGCGCACTCAACGTTTCGGACATCGAAGGCATCAGTGGCTTCGAGAATACCATCTCCGATATCATCACGCGGCATCGCATGACGCGGGCCGGGCTCGATCCCGATGTGATAGATCAACTCGACCGTTCGACCGAGATGCGTACGGTACGCGTAACGGAAAAGGGTGAAACGGAAACCGGTTTCCTGGAGAGTTTCGGATTGTCGTACGTGTTCATCATTCTGACCATGATCATGGTGCTCACATCGGGGCAGATGCTGGTGCGCAGCATGGTGGAGGAAAAAAGCAATCGCATCGTGGAGGTGCTGGTTTCTTCCTGTTCCCCGATGGATCTCATGTTCGGGAAAATCCTGGGTATGGGCATGCTGGCCTTCGCTCCCATCATCGTCTGGGCCCTGATGGGTGTGACACTGCTCCTGCTCGCGGATATCGGGAATTTGCCGCTGGAAAATCTGTGGCTGATGCTGGTGTATTTCGTACTCGGCTTCCTGCTCTATTCGGCCTTGTTCGTGGCCTTCGGCTGTCTGACCTCCACCGAGCAGGAGGCACAGCAGATGACCGGTTACCTCTCGATGGTGATCATGCTGCCCATCGTCATCGCATTCATCGCGTCCCAGAGTCCGAACAATCCGATACTCGTATTTCTGACGATGATTCCTTTCCTCACGCCCCAAATGATGTTCATACGCCTCCCCATCATGACCCCGCCCGCGTGGGAAATTGCGTTGAGTCTGGGAATTCTCGTTCTTTCGATTATTGCCATCACCTGGGCTGCGGCGAAGATCTTCCGCGTGGGCATTCTCCTCACCGGAAAGCGCCCCGGCCTGGACGAAATACTGCGCTGGCTTCGCAACTGA
- a CDS encoding ATP-binding cassette domain-containing protein translates to MLVVSKLRKQFSTVLAVDDVSFAVSPGQIFGLIGPNGAGKTTTIRMIMDIIQPDAGSVTIQGQAMSARAMHLVGYLPEERGLYRKNKLLNVITYFGMLKGMSARDVRVAAMPLLERFSLLPYLKRNVEELSKGNQQKVQFIISILHKPSLLVLDELFSGLDPVNQVLMKEALIELRKDGRAIIFSTHQMEQAEKLCDELLMINHGQTVLHGAPTSIKAAYGRNALQVEFQGDGTCLRDIPGVLRADIAQRFAELELAPDTRTNDVIAAMLPLLDVSSVSRVEPSLQSIFIDIAGQPPPEAETAPAHAEVMVRTAVLKDRTARKHFFTALASFAAMLVFAAIAASGENLWQAALALLFAVRGAWGLLQLHKRKKALLDDIETKEAQA, encoded by the coding sequence ATGCTTGTCGTATCGAAGCTCCGAAAACAATTCTCCACCGTCCTCGCCGTAGACGATGTATCCTTCGCGGTGTCTCCGGGACAGATCTTCGGCCTCATCGGACCGAATGGTGCCGGAAAGACGACGACGATACGGATGATCATGGATATTATCCAGCCCGATGCCGGAAGCGTCACCATACAGGGACAGGCGATGAGCGCACGCGCCATGCATCTTGTGGGCTATCTGCCCGAGGAGCGCGGGTTATACCGAAAAAACAAGCTCCTGAACGTGATCACCTACTTCGGCATGCTGAAAGGGATGAGCGCCCGCGACGTGCGCGTCGCTGCCATGCCGCTGCTCGAACGCTTTTCCCTGCTGCCGTATCTGAAGCGGAACGTGGAGGAGCTCTCCAAAGGAAACCAGCAAAAGGTGCAGTTCATCATTTCCATTTTGCACAAGCCCTCGCTGCTCGTGCTCGATGAGCTGTTCTCCGGGCTCGATCCGGTAAATCAGGTGCTCATGAAGGAGGCACTCATCGAACTACGGAAGGATGGACGCGCCATCATTTTTTCCACGCATCAGATGGAACAAGCCGAGAAGCTCTGCGACGAACTGCTCATGATCAACCACGGACAGACGGTCCTGCATGGTGCGCCGACCTCGATCAAAGCCGCCTACGGCCGCAACGCGCTGCAGGTGGAATTTCAGGGCGACGGCACCTGCCTTCGCGATATCCCCGGCGTGCTTCGCGCAGATATCGCACAGCGCTTCGCAGAGCTGGAACTCGCGCCCGACACGCGCACCAATGATGTGATCGCGGCCATGCTTCCGCTGCTCGACGTCTCCTCCGTCTCACGGGTCGAACCGTCGCTGCAGTCGATCTTCATCGACATCGCGGGTCAACCGCCACCCGAAGCGGAGACCGCTCCGGCGCATGCCGAGGTCATGGTGCGGACAGCGGTGCTCAAGGACAGGACCGCCCGCAAACATTTTTTTACCGCGCTGGCATCGTTCGCTGCTATGCTTGTGTTCGCGGCAATCGCCGCGAGCGGCGAAAACCTGTGGCAGGCCGCACTGGCGCTGCTGTTCGCCGTCCGCGGAGCATGGGGATTGCTGCAATTGCACAAGAGAAAAAAAGCGCTTCTCGATGATATTGAGACGAAGGAGGCGCAGGCATGA
- a CDS encoding tRNA-dihydrouridine synthase: protein MNGTGNIYDAVKGKALLAPMLATTDIPFRTICREQGAAMTFTEMVSAAGIVRSLSRSFRNAMFTDAERPVSVQLVAAKRDDVSLAVRELSRLHPDAFDLNCGCPNERICEAGAGANLLDDLPRLGAVVEAAVKASPVPVSVKVRMRGSSKHRQVTDIVRVAEQSGAACVIVHSRAKNTPYETPADWEALATAVAAVRIPVIGNGDVLSPADALRMMRDTGCHAVMIARGCLGSPWIFAGVEAGTDVGILECLPEREAHSALINRHLRMLLQEFGDVRATPRIRKHAMWYARFFEEWDVLRRRIFSVEDVELILETVAAFFHATPRLLDPASEQARRIETAFRKRVLFWTTESVQTEG, encoded by the coding sequence ATGAACGGAACCGGAAATATCTACGACGCCGTGAAGGGTAAAGCGCTGCTCGCTCCCATGCTTGCGACGACCGATATTCCGTTCCGGACGATATGCCGCGAGCAGGGAGCGGCAATGACATTCACGGAGATGGTGAGTGCGGCGGGCATCGTACGCTCGCTGTCACGGTCTTTCCGCAACGCGATGTTCACGGACGCTGAACGGCCCGTGAGTGTGCAATTGGTGGCGGCAAAACGCGACGACGTCTCGCTCGCCGTACGCGAACTCTCCCGCCTGCACCCCGACGCCTTCGATCTCAACTGCGGCTGTCCGAACGAACGTATCTGTGAAGCCGGGGCGGGCGCGAATCTTCTGGACGACCTCCCGCGGCTCGGTGCCGTCGTGGAGGCGGCCGTGAAAGCATCACCCGTGCCGGTCAGCGTGAAGGTGCGCATGCGCGGAAGCAGCAAACACCGGCAGGTGACGGACATCGTGCGCGTCGCCGAGCAGAGCGGTGCCGCCTGTGTCATAGTGCATTCGCGCGCCAAAAATACGCCGTACGAGACTCCCGCCGATTGGGAAGCGCTCGCAACTGCGGTCGCCGCCGTACGCATTCCGGTGATCGGCAACGGCGATGTGCTTTCGCCGGCCGATGCGCTGCGCATGATGCGCGACACCGGTTGTCACGCCGTGATGATCGCCCGCGGCTGTTTGGGCTCGCCCTGGATATTTGCCGGTGTGGAGGCGGGCACGGATGTCGGTATTCTTGAATGCCTGCCGGAGCGGGAAGCGCACAGCGCGCTGATCAACCGCCATCTGCGCATGCTGCTGCAGGAATTCGGAGACGTGCGCGCAACACCCAGAATCAGAAAGCATGCAATGTGGTATGCACGGTTTTTCGAGGAATGGGATGTGCTCCGCCGGCGCATTTTTTCCGTGGAGGATGTCGAACTGATTCTGGAAACCGTCGCCGCGTTTTTCCATGCCACTCCCCGGCTCCTGGACCCCGCCTCGGAGCAGGCGCGGCGCATAGAGACGGCCTTCCGCAAGCGCGTGCTGTTCTGGACGACGGAAAGCGTGCAGACAGAGGGCTGA
- a CDS encoding DUF2147 domain-containing protein: protein MKRSIALILFACIFLPLTACFAQSSEADAIVGTWLVQDKKAKVEIFKRGEKYFGKIIWLKEPNDESGKAKTDKENPDKALRSKPILGLEMLRDFVYDEDFEWDDGEIYDPKNGKTYSCTMTLSKDRNTLDVRGYIGISLIGRTQLWTRTKD, encoded by the coding sequence ATGAAGCGCAGCATCGCCCTTATTCTTTTCGCCTGCATCTTTCTGCCGCTCACCGCTTGTTTTGCACAGTCCTCCGAGGCCGATGCCATCGTGGGCACCTGGCTGGTGCAGGACAAAAAGGCCAAGGTGGAAATCTTTAAACGGGGAGAGAAGTATTTCGGAAAGATCATCTGGCTCAAGGAGCCCAACGATGAGAGCGGCAAGGCGAAGACGGACAAGGAGAATCCCGACAAGGCGCTGCGCTCCAAACCCATACTCGGTCTGGAAATGCTGCGTGATTTTGTCTACGACGAGGATTTCGAATGGGACGATGGCGAAATCTACGATCCCAAAAACGGGAAAACCTACTCCTGCACTATGACCCTGAGCAAAGACCGCAATACCCTCGACGTCCGCGGCTACATCGGCATTTCCCTCATCGGCCGCACGCAGCTCTGGACGAGAACAAAGGATTGA